One stretch of Miscanthus floridulus cultivar M001 chromosome 18, ASM1932011v1, whole genome shotgun sequence DNA includes these proteins:
- the LOC136522424 gene encoding uncharacterized protein isoform X1 has product MGNTLGVGVGVGIGLGLAVGAAALIQAAGPKIGDEVVASQYQYNTEDIDEYSAERLRDAMSYAKDNAMLIQVPVLGTTKTFWRLSDEATRISRKLALILRSQHSVCKYLTAPLQVSNVWIGSTGNVKLRGARFTGEGFSNERVRDDYTNLSWVLKQLISISGGDINKLPPDYSQFLLLLTKDNLTTEDEFLIVNNAALLPLKNRTEVFLMLHDRIVNYLGQKKRAKKKRILYNLPYKNDWLDTAMANAKINQWVVNVKNEYKRTTIGLLRLNRNVRSHLHEYGHDDDIEEILYCEWPMLLIAMEKQLHLEGELQDTDIENKFG; this is encoded by the exons ATGGGAAACACCCTCGGCGTTGGCGTAGGTGTCGGCATTGGCCTCGGCCTTGCCGTCGGCGCCGCCGCCCTGATCCAG GCTGCTGGACCAAAAATTGGCGACGAAGTGGTGGCTTCTCAGTATCAATACAA CACTGAGGACATCGACGAGTATTCTGCCGAGAGGCTGCGCGACGCGATGAGCTATGCGAAGGACAACGCGATGCTGATCCAGGTGCCGGTGTTAGGAACAACGAAGACATTCTGGCGATTATCTGACGAAGCCACTAGGATTAGCAGAAAACTTGCATTGATACTGAGGAGCCAGCACTCGGTCTGCAAGTACCTCACTGCTCCTCTGCAGGTGTCCAACGTCTGGATTGGGAGCACTGGGAATGTCAAGCTAAGGGGGGCCAGATTCACTGGCGAAGGCTTCAGCAATGAGCGTGTGAGGGATGACTACACGAACCTGTCCTGGGTGCTCAAGCAGTTGATTAGTATCTCCGGTGGCGATATCAACAAATTGCCCCCGGACTACAGTCAATTCCTCTTGCTCTTGACGAAGGACAACCTTACGACGGAAGATGAGTTCTTGATTGTAAACAATGCTGCTCTGCTGCCCTTGAAAAACCG CACTGAGGTCTTCCTGATGCTACACGATAGAATTGTCAATTATCTTGGTCAGAAAAAACGAGCAAAGAAGAAGAGAATACTGTACAATCTCCCCTACAAGAACGACTGGTTGGATACTGCCATGGCAAATGCAAAGATCAACCAGTGGGTTGTAAATGTTAAAAACGAGTACAAAAGGACCACAATCGGTCTACTGCGTCTCAACAGAAATGTAAGAAGCCACTTGCATGAGTACGGCCATGATGACGATATTGAGGAAATTCTGTATTGTGAATGGCCCATGCTGCTCATCGCCATGGAGAAACAATTACACTTGGAAGGTGAGCTCCAAGACACTGACATCGAAAACAAGTTCGGCTAG
- the LOC136522424 gene encoding uncharacterized protein isoform X2, protein MGNTLGVGVGVGIGLGLAVGAAALIQAAGPKIGDEVVASQYQYNTEDIDEYSAERLRDAMSYAKDNAMLIQVPVLGTTKTFWRLSDEATRISRKLALILRSQHSVCKYLTAPLQVSNVWIGSTGNVKLRGARFTGEGFSNERVRDDYTNLSWVLKQLISISGGDINKLPPDYSQFLLLLTKDNLTTEDEFLIVNNAALLPLKNRTEVFLMLHDRIVNYLGQKKRAKKKRILYNLPYKNDWLDTAMANAKINQWVVNVKNEYKRTTIGLLRLNRNVRSHLHEYGHDDDIEEILYCEWPMLLIAMEKQLHLEVQKFMVNW, encoded by the exons ATGGGAAACACCCTCGGCGTTGGCGTAGGTGTCGGCATTGGCCTCGGCCTTGCCGTCGGCGCCGCCGCCCTGATCCAG GCTGCTGGACCAAAAATTGGCGACGAAGTGGTGGCTTCTCAGTATCAATACAA CACTGAGGACATCGACGAGTATTCTGCCGAGAGGCTGCGCGACGCGATGAGCTATGCGAAGGACAACGCGATGCTGATCCAGGTGCCGGTGTTAGGAACAACGAAGACATTCTGGCGATTATCTGACGAAGCCACTAGGATTAGCAGAAAACTTGCATTGATACTGAGGAGCCAGCACTCGGTCTGCAAGTACCTCACTGCTCCTCTGCAGGTGTCCAACGTCTGGATTGGGAGCACTGGGAATGTCAAGCTAAGGGGGGCCAGATTCACTGGCGAAGGCTTCAGCAATGAGCGTGTGAGGGATGACTACACGAACCTGTCCTGGGTGCTCAAGCAGTTGATTAGTATCTCCGGTGGCGATATCAACAAATTGCCCCCGGACTACAGTCAATTCCTCTTGCTCTTGACGAAGGACAACCTTACGACGGAAGATGAGTTCTTGATTGTAAACAATGCTGCTCTGCTGCCCTTGAAAAACCG CACTGAGGTCTTCCTGATGCTACACGATAGAATTGTCAATTATCTTGGTCAGAAAAAACGAGCAAAGAAGAAGAGAATACTGTACAATCTCCCCTACAAGAACGACTGGTTGGATACTGCCATGGCAAATGCAAAGATCAACCAGTGGGTTGTAAATGTTAAAAACGAGTACAAAAGGACCACAATCGGTCTACTGCGTCTCAACAGAAATGTAAGAAGCCACTTGCATGAGTACGGCCATGATGACGATATTGAGGAAATTCTGTATTGTGAATGGCCCATGCTGCTCATCGCCATGGAGAAACAATTACACTTGGAAG TGCAGAAGTTTATGGTGAATTGGTGA
- the LOC136522424 gene encoding uncharacterized protein isoform X3, protein MSYAKDNAMLIQVPVLGTTKTFWRLSDEATRISRKLALILRSQHSVCKYLTAPLQVSNVWIGSTGNVKLRGARFTGEGFSNERVRDDYTNLSWVLKQLISISGGDINKLPPDYSQFLLLLTKDNLTTEDEFLIVNNAALLPLKNRTEVFLMLHDRIVNYLGQKKRAKKKRILYNLPYKNDWLDTAMANAKINQWVVNVKNEYKRTTIGLLRLNRNVRSHLHEYGHDDDIEEILYCEWPMLLIAMEKQLHLEGELQDTDIENKFG, encoded by the exons ATGAGCTATGCGAAGGACAACGCGATGCTGATCCAGGTGCCGGTGTTAGGAACAACGAAGACATTCTGGCGATTATCTGACGAAGCCACTAGGATTAGCAGAAAACTTGCATTGATACTGAGGAGCCAGCACTCGGTCTGCAAGTACCTCACTGCTCCTCTGCAGGTGTCCAACGTCTGGATTGGGAGCACTGGGAATGTCAAGCTAAGGGGGGCCAGATTCACTGGCGAAGGCTTCAGCAATGAGCGTGTGAGGGATGACTACACGAACCTGTCCTGGGTGCTCAAGCAGTTGATTAGTATCTCCGGTGGCGATATCAACAAATTGCCCCCGGACTACAGTCAATTCCTCTTGCTCTTGACGAAGGACAACCTTACGACGGAAGATGAGTTCTTGATTGTAAACAATGCTGCTCTGCTGCCCTTGAAAAACCG CACTGAGGTCTTCCTGATGCTACACGATAGAATTGTCAATTATCTTGGTCAGAAAAAACGAGCAAAGAAGAAGAGAATACTGTACAATCTCCCCTACAAGAACGACTGGTTGGATACTGCCATGGCAAATGCAAAGATCAACCAGTGGGTTGTAAATGTTAAAAACGAGTACAAAAGGACCACAATCGGTCTACTGCGTCTCAACAGAAATGTAAGAAGCCACTTGCATGAGTACGGCCATGATGACGATATTGAGGAAATTCTGTATTGTGAATGGCCCATGCTGCTCATCGCCATGGAGAAACAATTACACTTGGAAGGTGAGCTCCAAGACACTGACATCGAAAACAAGTTCGGCTAG